Below is a window of Deltaproteobacteria bacterium DNA.
GCGAGGCGTTTGCGACGCGGCGCACCGCGCATCGCCGTAGCGACCGCGCCGCGGCGTCCGCGAGGCGGCCCGTCGCCGCTACCGCCGCGGCCCGTCGCCGCTGCCGCTGCGGCCGCGTCGCGCCGGCCGCCGCGCGCCCCACCGGTTCGGGACCGATCGCGCCCACCGGCCGTCCGGTCACTCGCGGATCGCCTCGCGGATGGCCCGCTCGAGCGACTCCGCGGAAAACGGCTTGCGCAGCAGGCGCACGGTCTGGTCGGCGATCAGATCGTCGATGTCGCCGCCGCCGGTGTAGCCCGACATCATCAGAACGCGGCACTCGGGGCGCAACTCGCGAAACTGCAACACGAACTCGCGCCCGCCCATGACCGGCATCACCGCGTCGGTGATCGCCAAATCGATCGCCCCGTCGAACGTGCGCGCGACCTCCAGCGCCGCGGCGCCGTTTTCCGCCGCGAGCACCCGGTGGCCGAGCTGTCGCAGCACCCGCACGGCGACCTCGCGCACCGCCTCGTCGTCTTCGACCACGAGGACGGTGAGCGCTTCGATCGGGAGGTCGACCGTGTCGGCGTCGCCGCTGGTCGCCGGCGCCGCGCGCGGCAGCCACAGCTCGACGCGCGTGCCACACCCCGGCGCGCTGTCGACGACGATGTAGCCGCCGGCGTCGCGCACGATGCCGTAGGCGACCGACAGCCCCAGCCCCGACCCGGCCGACGGCGGCTTCGTGGTGAAAAACGGCTCGAACGCGCGCTGGCACTCCTCCTCGGTCATGCCGACCCCGGTGTCGGACACGCGGACGACCACGTACTCGCCCGGCGGCACGCGGTCCGATCCGACGTGCAGCACGTCGATCGCCTCGATCGCGATGCGGCCGCCGTCGGGCATCGCGTCCGACGCGTTGACCGCGATGTTGACGAGCACCTGCTCGAACTGCATCGGGTCGATCCGCACCGCCCCCGTGACCGACGCGCGCATCTCGACGCGGGTATGCTCCGGGATCAGGCGGCGCAGAAGCCGCACGACCCGCGCGACGGACTCGCTGACATCCACGGTCCGCAGCGCCGACGACCGCTCGCGCGAAAACGCGAGCAGTTGGTTCGTCAGTTCGGACGCGCGTTCGACGGACTCGACGATGGCCTCGATGTCCTCGCGGATGTCGCTGTCCGCGGGCAGCTCCATCAGCGCCATTTCGGCGTGGCCGAGGATCGCCATCAGGATGTTGTTGAAGTCGTGGGCGACGCCGCCGGCGAGGCGGCCGACCGCTTCGAGCCGCTGGCGGCGGGCCGCCTCCTCCGTCTCGCGCACGCGCTCGGAGATGTCGCGGATGATCGCCGCGGCGCCGGCCGTCCGGCCCTTCGAGTCGCGCACGGGCGACACCGAAATCGACGTGTGAACGGGCGAGCCGTCGCACCGGACGCACACCATGTCGAACGGGCGGATGCGCTGGCCGCACAGCACGTCGGCGAGCAGCGCCAACAGATCGTCGCGGGATTCCTCCGGGACCAGTTCCGCGATGTGTCGCCCGTGCAGCCGGCACCCCTCCGTGCCGAACAGGTTGGCCGCCGCCTCGTTGGCCCCCTGGATCACCCCGTCCACGTCGATGTGGATGATGGCGTCGACCGATTGGTCGACCACGCTGAACACCGCGCTCGGTCTCATGCCCGTCCAGTCGGCGCGCCGGCCGAAACCTTGACCGGGTCGCGTGCCCCATTGCGGTGGCGCCGGTGGGCCCGCGGGGGCGCGGCGGGGTATCCCGGCCGCGGCGACGCCCGCGGGGTCAAGGATCGGCGCAACCGGACGAATCGACAGCAGACTGGGATCCGTCCATGCCCGCTCACCCCGCCACCGCGCCGCCGCACGCCGCGCCCGACGCCGCCGCCGACCCCGGGCCGCGCCGCATCTGCGCGATGCTGGTCGACGACGACGATCGGCTGCTGCACGGGCTGTCGCGCATTCTCAAGGTCCGCGGCATCGACTCCGTGGCGTTCACCGATGGCCCGCCGGCGCTCGACCGGCTCCGCGCCGAGCCGGACGCCTTCGACGTGATCGTGTGCGACGTCCAGATGCCGGCGATGAACGGCCTCGACGTCCTCCGCCACGCATCCCAGATCGCGCCCGATGTCCCGGTCGTGATGCTCACCGCCGACCGCAGCGCCGAGACGGCGGTCGCGGCGCTCAAGGCAGGGGCGTTCAACTACCTCACGAAGCCGCCCGCCAACCCGGACGAGGTGATCGAGGTCCTGTCCCGCGCGACGGCGTACGGGCGGCTGCAGCGGCGCACCGCG
It encodes the following:
- a CDS encoding PAS domain-containing hybrid sensor histidine kinase/response regulator produces the protein MRPSAVFSVVDQSVDAIIHIDVDGVIQGANEAAANLFGTEGCRLHGRHIAELVPEESRDDLLALLADVLCGQRIRPFDMVCVRCDGSPVHTSISVSPVRDSKGRTAGAAAIIRDISERVRETEEAARRQRLEAVGRLAGGVAHDFNNILMAILGHAEMALMELPADSDIREDIEAIVESVERASELTNQLLAFSRERSSALRTVDVSESVARVVRLLRRLIPEHTRVEMRASVTGAVRIDPMQFEQVLVNIAVNASDAMPDGGRIAIEAIDVLHVGSDRVPPGEYVVVRVSDTGVGMTEEECQRAFEPFFTTKPPSAGSGLGLSVAYGIVRDAGGYIVVDSAPGCGTRVELWLPRAAPATSGDADTVDLPIEALTVLVVEDDEAVREVAVRVLRQLGHRVLAAENGAAALEVARTFDGAIDLAITDAVMPVMGGREFVLQFRELRPECRVLMMSGYTGGGDIDDLIADQTVRLLRKPFSAESLERAIREAIRE